One stretch of Candidatus Dependentiae bacterium DNA includes these proteins:
- a CDS encoding uracil-DNA glycosylase — MDRVMNTPTHQKSAEFNVPLSKEERLQRLFSETKKNTHLPYFNPQEQFIAGFGNKDSKIVFIGEAPGKEESIQGKPFVGKSGKLLSELLLQHGIKREELYITNVVKYRPPNNKTPDYAECMAWASACLHEELSIIQPQIIVTLGACATKVF; from the coding sequence ATGGATAGAGTTATGAATACGCCAACGCACCAAAAAAGCGCCGAGTTTAACGTACCTTTGTCAAAAGAAGAGCGCTTACAAAGGTTATTCTCTGAAACAAAAAAGAACACTCATTTACCATACTTTAACCCGCAAGAACAGTTTATTGCAGGGTTTGGAAACAAGGACTCAAAGATTGTTTTTATTGGCGAAGCACCGGGAAAAGAAGAGTCGATTCAAGGAAAACCATTTGTTGGTAAATCTGGAAAACTGCTTTCTGAGCTTTTGCTGCAACACGGAATCAAGAGAGAAGAGCTCTACATCACAAATGTGGTAAAGTATCGACCACCAAACAACAAAACACCTGATTATGCTGAATGCATGGCATGGGCGAGCGCATGCCTGCACGAAGAACTGAGCATTATTCAGCCGCAAATAATTGTAACGCTTGGCGCTTGTGCAACCAAAGTTTTTT